Sequence from the Amaranthus tricolor cultivar Red isolate AtriRed21 chromosome 1, ASM2621246v1, whole genome shotgun sequence genome:
ttattattattattattgttattattgttattattattattgttattattgttattattattattattgttattattgttattattattgttattattattattattgttattattattattattattattattattattattattattattattataattataattattattattattgttattattattattattattattattattattattattattattattattattattattattattattattattataatatttattgttattgttgttattattattattgttattattattattattgttattattattattattgttattattattattattgttattattattattattattattattattattattattattattgttattattattattattattattattattgttattattgttgttattattattgttattattgttattattattattattgttattattgttattattattgttattattattattattgtaattattattattattattattattattatttttattattattattattattattattattattataatttttattattattgttattattattattattattattattattattattattattattattattattattattattattattatatttattgttattgttattattattgttattgttattattatcattattattataattattattattattattattattattattattattattattattattattaatattattattattattattattattattattattattattattattattattattattgttattgttattgttattgttattgttattgttattgttattgttattgttattgttattattatttttattgttattgttattattattattatcattatttatcattattattattattattattattattattattattattattattattattattattattattattattattgttattattattattgttattattgttattaatgttattattattattattgttattattattattattgttattattattattattattattgttatttttagtattattcttattgttattgttattattattattattattattattattattattattattattattattattattattattattattatgattattattatgattattattattattattattattattattattattattattattattattatgattattattgttattgttattgttattattattgttattgttattgttattgttattattattattattattattattattattattattattattattattatatttattgttattgttattattattgttattgttattattaacattattattatcattattattattattattattattattattattattattattattattattattattattaatattattattattattattattattattattattattattattattattattgttattattattgttattattattattattattattattattattattgttgttattattattattattattattattattattattattattattgttattattattgttattattattattattattattattattattgttattattataataattattattattgttattattattattattattattattattattattattattattattattattattattattattattatatttattgttattgttattattattgttattgttattattaacattattattatcattattattattattattattattattattattattattattattattattattattattattaatattattattattattattattattattattattattattattattattattattattattattattattattgttattattattgttattattattattattattattgttgttattattattattattattattgttattattattattattattattattattattattattattattattattattattattattattgttattattgttattattattattgttattattgttattattattattattgttattattgttattattattgttattattattattattgttattattattattattattattattattattattattattattattataattattattattattattgttattattattattattattattattattattattattattattataatatttattgttattgttgttattattgttattgttattattattattattattgttattattattattattgttattattattattattgttattattattattattattattattattattattattgttattattattattattattattattgttattattgttgttattattattgttattattgttattattattattattgttattattgttattattattgttattattattattattgtaattattattattattattattattattatttttattattattattattattattattattattattataattattattattattgttattattattattattattattattattattattattattattattattattattattattattattattattattattattattattatatttattgttattgttattattattgttattgttattattatcattattattatcattattattattattattattattattattattattattattattattattaatattattattattattattattattattattattattattattattattgttattgttattgttattgttattgttattgttattgttattgttattgttattgttattattatttttattgttattgttattattattattatcattatttatcattattattattattattattattattattattattattattattattattattattattattattatttctattattattgttattattattattgttattattgttattaatgttattattattattattgttattattattattattgttattaatattattattattattgttatttttagtattattcttattgttattgttattattattattattattattattattattattattattattattattattattattattattagtattattattattattattattattatcattattattatgattatgattattattattattattattgttattattgttattattattattgttattattgttattattattattattgttattattattattattgttattattattattattattattattattattattattattattattattattattgttattgttattgttattgttattgttattgttattgttattgttattgttattgttattgttattattattattattattattattattattgttattattattattattattattgttattgttattgttattattattgttattattattattattattattattattattattattattattattattattattattattattattattattattattactattattattattattattttttttattattattgttattgttattgttattgttattgttattgttattattattattattattattattattattattattattattattattatgattattattatgattattattattattattattattattattattattattattattattattattattattattattattattattattattatgattattattgttattgttattgttattattattgttattgttattgttattattattattatcattattattatcattattattattattattattattattattattattattattattattattattattattattattattattattatttttattattattattgttattgttattgttattattattgttattattattattattattattattattattattattattattattattatcattattattatgattattattattattattattattaatattattattattattattattattattattattattattattattattattattattattattattattattattattatgattatgattattattattatgattattattgttattgttattgttattattattattatcattattattattattattattattattattattattattattattattattattattattattattattattattattattgttattgttattgttattgttattgttattgttattgttattgttattgttattgttattgttattgttattgttattgttattgttattgttattgttattgttattgttattgttattgttattgttattattattattattattattattattattattattgttattgttattgttattattattgttattattattattattattattattattattattattattattattattattattattattattattattattactattattattattattattattattattattattattattattattattattattattattgttattgttattgttattgttattgttattgttattgttattgttattgttattgttattgttattattattattattattattattattattattattattattattattattattgttagtgttattgttattgttattgttattgttattgttattgttattgttattattatttttattgttattgttattattattattatcattatttatcattattattattattattattattaatattattattattattattattattattattattattattattatttctattattattgttattattattattgttattattgttattaatgttattattattattattgttattattattattattgttattaatattattattattattgttatttttagtattattcttattgttattgttattattattatttttattattattattgttattgttattgttattgttattgttattgttattgttattgttattgttattgttattgttattgttattgttattgttattgttattgttattgttattattattattattattattattattattattattctttttgttattgttattgttattattattgttattattattattattattattattattattattattattattattattattattattattattattattattactattattattattattattattattattattattattattattattattattattattattattattattattgttattgttattgttattgttattgttattgttattgttattgttattgttattattattattattattattattattattattattattattattattattgttagtgttattgttattgttattgttattgttattattattgttattgttattgttattgttattattattattattattgttattattattattattgttattattattattattgttattattattattattgttgttattattattattattattattattattattattattattattattattattattattattattattattgttattattattattattgttattattattattattgttattattattattattgttattattattattattattattattattattattattattattattatttttattgttattgttattgttattgttattgttatttttattgttattgttattgttattgttattgttattattattattattattattattattattattattattattattattattattattattattattattattatatttattgttattgttattattattgttattgttattattaacattattattatcattattattattattattattattattattattattattattattattattattattattattattattattattattattattattattattattattgttattattattattattattattattattattgttattattgttattattattgttattattattattattgttattattattattattattattattattattattattattattattattattattattattattataattattattattatttttattattattattattattattattattattattattattattattattataatatttattgttattgttgttattattgttattgttattattattattattattgttattattattattattgttattattattattattgttattattattattattgttattattattattattattattattattattattattattgttgttattattattattattattattattattgttattattgttattattattattgttattattgttattattattattattgttattattgttattattattgttattattattattattgtaattattattattattattattattattattattattattattattattattattattattataattattattattattgttattattattattattattattattattattattattattattattattattattattattattattatatttattgttattgttattattattgttattgttattattatcattattattatcattattattattattattattattattattattattattattattattattattattattattattattattaatattattattattattattattattattattattattattattattattattattattattattattattattgttattgttattgttattgttattgttattgttattgttattgttattgttattgttattgttattgttattgttattgttattattatttttattgttattgttattattattattatcattatttatcattattattattattatttttattattattattattattattattattattatcattattattatgattatgattattattattattattattgttattattgttattattattattgttattattgttattattattattattgttattattattattattgttattattattattattgttattattattattattattattattattattattattattattattattattattgttattgttattgttattgttattgttattgttattgttattgttattgttattgttattgttattgttattgttattgttattattattattattattattattattattattattattattgttattattattattattattattattattgttattattgttattattattattgttattattgttattattattattattgttattattgttattattattgttattattattattattgtaattattattattattattattattattattattattattattattattattattattattattattattataattattattattattgttattattattattattattattattattattattattattattattattattattattattattatatttattgttattgttattattattgttattgttattattatcattattattatcattattattattattattattattattattattattattattattattcttattattattattattattattattattattattattattattattattattgttattgttattgttattgttattgttattgttattgttattgttattgttattgttattgttattgttattgttattgttattattatttttattgttattgttattattattattatcattatttatcattattattattattatttttattattattattattattattattattattattattattattattattgttattattattattgttattaatgttattattattattattgttattattattattattgttattattattattattattattgttatttttagtattattcttattgttattgttgttattattattattattattattattattattattattattattattattattattattattattagtattattattattattattattattatcattattattatgattatgattattattattattattattgttattattgttattattattattgttattattgttattattattattattgttattattattattattgttattattattattattgttattattattattattattattattattattattattattattattattattgttattgttattgttattgttattgttattgttattgttattgttattgttattgttattgttattgttattgttattattattattattattattattattattattattattattgttattattattattattattattattattgttattattgttattattattattgttattattgttattattattattattgttattattgttattattattgttattattattattattgtaattattattattattattattattattattattatttttattattattattattattattattattattataattattattattattgttattattattattattattattattattattattattattattattattatatttattgttattgttattattattgttattgttattattatcattattattatcattattattattattattattattattattattattattattattattattattattattattattattattattattattattattattattattattattattattgttattgttattgttattgttattgttattgttattgttattgttattgttattgttattgttattgttattgttattattattattattattattattattattattattattgttattattattattattattattattattattgttattattgttattattattattgttattattgttattattattattattgttattattgttattattattgttattattattattattgtaattattattattattattattaatattatttttattattattattattattattattattataattattattattattgttattattattattattattattattattattattattattattattattattattattattattattattattatatttattgttattgttattattattgttattgttattattatcattattattatcattattattattattattattattattattattattattattattattattattattattattattattattattaatattattattattattattattattattattattattattattattattattattgttattgttattgttattgttattgttattgttattgttattgttattattatttttattgttattgttattattattattatcattatttatcattattattattattatttttattattattattattattattattattattattattattattattattattgttattattattattgttattattgttattaatgttattattattattattgttattattattattattgttattattattattattattattgttatttttagtattattcttattgttattgttgttattattattattattattattattattattattattattattattattattattattattattattattattattattattattattattattagtattattattattattattattattatcattattattatgattatgattattattattattattattgttattattgttattattattattgttattattgttattattataattattgttattattattattattattattattattattattattattattattattattattattattattattattattattgttattattattgttattattattattattattattgttattattgttattattattgttattattattattattgttattattattattattattattattattattattattattattattattattattattattataattattattattattgttattattattattattattattattattattattattattattattattattattattattattattataatatttattgttattgttgttattattgttattgttattattattattattattgttattattattattattgttattattattattattgttattattattattattgttattattattattattattattattattattattattattattgttattattattattattattattattattgttattattgttattattattattgttattattgttgttattattattattgttattattgttattattattgttattattattattattgtaattattattattattattattattattattattattattattattattattattattattataattattattattattgttattattattattattattattattattattattattattattattattattattattattattattattatatttattgttattgttattattattgttattgttattattatcattattattatcattattattattattattattattattattattattattattattattattattattattattattattattattattattattattattattattattattattattattattattattattattattattattattattattattattattattattattgttattgttattgttattgttattgttattgttattgttattgttattgttattgttattgttattgttattattatttttattgttattgttattattattattatcattatttatcattattattattattatttttattattattattattattattattattattattattattattattattattattattgttattattattattgttattattgttattaatgttattattattattattgttattattattattattgttattattattattattattattgttatttttagtattattcttattgttattgttgttattattattattattattattattattattattattattattattattattattattattattattattattattagtattattattattattattattattattatcattattattatgattatgattattattattattattattgttattattgttattattattattgttattattgttattattattattattgttattattattattattgttattattattattattgttattattattattattattattattattattattattattattattattgttattgttattgttattgttattgttattgttattgttattgttattgttattgttattattattattattattattattattattattattattattattgttattattattattattattattattattgttattattgttattattattattgttattattgttattattattattattgttattattgttattattattgttattattattattattgtaattattattattattattattattatttttattattattattattattattattattattataattattattattattgttattattattattattattattattattattattattattattattattatatttattgttattgttattattattgttattgttattattatcattattattatcattattattattattattattattattattattattattattattattaatattattattattattattattattattattattattattattattattattattattattattattattattattattattgttattgttattgttattgttattgttattgttattgttattgttattgttattgttattgttattgttattattattattattattattattattattattattattattattgttattattattattattattattattattattgttattattgttattattattattgttattattgttattattattattattgttattattgttattattattgttattattattattattgtaattattattattattattattattatttttattattattattattattattattattataattattattattattgttattattattattattattattattattatatttattgttattgttattattattgttattgttattattatcattattattatcattattattattattattattattattattattattattattattattattattattattattattattattaatattattattattattattattattattattattattattattattattattattattattgttattgttattgttattgttattgttattgttattgttattgttattgttattgttattattatttttattgttattgttattattattattatcattatttatcattattattattattatttttattattattattattattattattattattattattattattattattattgttattattattattgttattattgttattaatgttattattattattattgttattattattattattgttattattattattattattattgttatttttagtattattcttattgttattgttgttattattattattattattattattattattattattattattattattattattattattattattattattatcattattattatgattatgattattattattattattattgttattattgttattattattattgttattattgttattattattattattgttattattattattattgttattattattattattgttattattattgttattattattattattattattattattattattattattattgttattgttattgttattgttattgttattgttattgttattgttattgttattgttattgttattgttattgttattgttattattattattattattattattattattattattattattgttattattattattattattattattattattattgttattattgttattattattattgttattattgttattattattattattgttattattgttattattattgttattattattattattgtaattattattattattattattatttttattattattattattattattattattataattattattattattgttattattattattattattattattattattattattattattattattattattattatatttattgttattgttattattattgttattgttattattatcattattatca
This genomic interval carries:
- the LOC130810409 gene encoding uncharacterized protein LOC130810409 → NNNNNNNNNNNNNNNNNNNNNNNNNNNNNNNNNNNNNNNNNNNNNNNNNNNNNNNNNNNNNNNNNNNNNNNNNNNNNNNNNNNNNNNNNNNNNNNNNNNNNNNNNNNNNNNDNNNDNNNNNNNNNNNNKYNNNNNNNNNNNNNNNNNNNNNNYNNNNNNNNNNKNNNNNNNNNNNNYNNNNNNNNNNNNNNNNNNNNNNNNNNNNNNNNNNNNNNNNNNNNNNNNNNNNNNNNNNNNNNNNNNNNNNNNNNNNNNNNNNNNNNNNNNNNNNNNNNNNNNNNNNNNNNNNNNNNNNNNNNNNNNNN